A single region of the Branchiostoma lanceolatum isolate klBraLanc5 chromosome 1, klBraLanc5.hap2, whole genome shotgun sequence genome encodes:
- the LOC136445536 gene encoding uncharacterized protein, with the protein MSDFEARSQELTRGRFAEDFIFLAEMKDFVLSQVNSAGAEELPEITDAMKGTFYELSDGRKIQCFFPNGKRRLQECSSKEWLFVGFLGRKLPYEDIPTEVESLVWEKNTGLIAQLQTHRDILAYCSAEREAGGDWGNIIFMASQGALLHWRQLELHGDTVRDLSPRYYRDIRIHCGLLRHGERGDCFLHQRTIFLDYGDFSTTGKINRIEKYWETDTTEPEQPENA; encoded by the exons ATGTCGGACTTCGAAGCTAGATCGCAAGAATTAACAAGAGGACGATTCGCCGAAGACTTTATATTTTTAGCTGAGATGAAAGATTTTGTTCTCTCGCAAGTGAACTCCGCTGGCGCTGAAGAATTACCAGAAATAACTGATGCCATGAAAGGCACGTTTTACGAGTTGAGCGACGGGAGAAAAATACAGTGTTTTTTTCCTAACGGGAAACGCAGACTTCAGGAATGTTCGTCGAAAG AATGGTTATTTGTGGGATTCTTGGGAAGAAAACTGCCATATGAAGACATCCCCACTGAAGTGGAATCTCTGGTGTGGGAGAAAAACACCGGACTGATCGCACAGCTACAGACACACCGGGACATCCTGGCCTACTGCTCGGCGGAGAGAGAGGCGGGCGGGGATTGGGGGAACATTATCTTCATGGCCAGCCAGGGGGCGCTGCTGCACTGGCGACAGTTAGAACTGCACGGTGACACTGTCAG GGATCTGTCTCCCCGGTATTACAGAGACATACGGATCCACTGCGGTCTACTGCGGCACGGGGAGCGGGGTGACTGTTTCCTGCATCAACGGACGATCTTTCTCGACTACGGGGACTTCTCAACCACCGGTAAAATCAACAGGATCGAAAAATACTGGGAAACGGACACGACTGAACCAGAACAGCCAGAGAACGCGTAG